In one Polaribacter sp. ALD11 genomic region, the following are encoded:
- a CDS encoding DMT family transporter, translated as MNNQQQKWFYLTLLSLVWGSSFILMKKALLGVTPIQLGALRMIFTAVFLLTVAFPSLKKIRKKHYKYIVYTSLVGTFIPGFLFAFAITTIDSSIVSILNSLTPFYTLIFGAMVFGFAFKRRQLYGILIGLLGTLILILKGAALNPDQNYWYAFLIIIASVGYAFNANMVKKYLNDLNALSIVTGNFLLLIIPAIVVLSFTDFFATFDVENEVLMQSLGYLAILSIVGTGIAKTIYNKLVHISDPVFSSSVTYLIPLVAIFWGVLDGEKLSTLQVFGGVVILIGVYLVNRKK; from the coding sequence ATGAATAATCAACAACAAAAATGGTTTTACCTTACGTTACTTTCGTTGGTTTGGGGAAGCTCATTTATTTTAATGAAAAAAGCACTATTGGGTGTAACACCTATTCAGTTAGGTGCTTTAAGAATGATTTTTACGGCAGTCTTTTTATTAACGGTTGCTTTTCCATCCTTAAAAAAAATAAGGAAGAAGCATTATAAATACATTGTTTATACTTCTCTTGTAGGTACTTTTATTCCAGGATTTCTGTTTGCTTTTGCAATTACAACAATAGACAGTTCTATTGTGTCTATTCTAAATTCATTAACACCTTTTTATACGTTAATTTTTGGTGCAATGGTATTTGGTTTTGCTTTTAAAAGAAGACAATTGTACGGAATTTTAATTGGCTTATTAGGAACCTTAATTCTCATTTTAAAAGGCGCTGCTTTAAATCCAGATCAGAATTATTGGTACGCTTTTTTAATAATTATAGCTTCTGTTGGGTACGCATTCAATGCAAATATGGTGAAGAAATATTTAAACGACTTAAATGCACTTTCTATTGTAACGGGTAATTTTCTATTATTAATTATTCCGGCAATTGTTGTTTTAAGTTTTACAGATTTCTTTGCTACGTTTGATGTTGAAAATGAAGTGTTAATGCAATCTTTAGGATATTTGGCAATTTTATCAATTGTAGGAACAGGAATTGCAAAAACTATTTATAATAAATTGGTTCATATTTCAGATCCTGTTTTTTCATCTTCTGTAACTTATTTAATTCCGTTAGTGGCAATTTTTTGGGGCGTTTTAGATGGTGAAAAATTAAGTACGCTTCAGGTTTTCGGAGGAGTTGTTATTCTAATTGGTGTTTATTTGGTGAATAGGAAAAAGTAG
- a CDS encoding pitrilysin family protein has protein sequence MKTKILSIIAVVSMSFATNAQIDRSKMPTPGPDPVVKLGSADKFSLDNGLTVIMVENHKLPRVSATLRIDNKPYLEGNIAGVSSIMGSLLGRGTTNISKDDFNEKVDFLGANVDFFSSGASARSLEKYFPEVLGLMADGVKNSQFSQEEFDKEVEVTLENIKSTEKNVPAIAGRVQSILVYGKNHPYGEYTSKTTVNNITLDAIKSNYNTYYKPNNAYLIIVGDINPKETKKLVQKLFADWTKGEIPVSNFPTPENLSTAQISFVDMPNANQSEIAVVNTVDLTLGDKDYYAALLANKILGGGGSARLFNNLREDKAYTYGSYSGISQNREKNTGTFRATASVRNMVTDSSIVEIQKEINKIRYQQVTEKELQDAKEEYIGSFVMDVQKPATAASYALNIALYNLPEDFYANYIKNINSVTVDDVQNAAIKYFRGDKARIMVTGKGIEVLKNLEKTDYVINYFDTEGNPTEKPAMTMPIPAGITAKTVVNKYLEAIGGKDKVMAVKTTMMIANATIQGTPLVMTMKASTPNKTSQVISVMGNVASKTVFDGTVGYSESRGQKVDMTAAQITEAKNGNALFSDLEYDSGELVRIEPLEGKNAIVLKHNDTEIYYDMSSGLKVKQVKTTKTPDGKEVKTPTVFSDYKEVNGVKFPHSIGIKSGPMNLDFIVKEVKINEGVSDADFK, from the coding sequence ATGAAGACAAAAATTTTATCAATTATAGCAGTTGTATCTATGTCTTTTGCCACAAATGCGCAAATAGACAGAAGTAAAATGCCTACTCCAGGACCAGATCCTGTAGTAAAATTAGGAAGTGCAGACAAGTTTTCTTTAGATAACGGTTTAACAGTAATTATGGTAGAAAACCATAAATTACCAAGAGTATCTGCAACTTTAAGAATAGACAACAAACCTTATTTAGAAGGAAATATTGCTGGTGTTTCTAGCATAATGGGAAGTTTATTAGGTAGAGGAACTACAAATATTAGTAAAGATGATTTTAACGAAAAAGTAGACTTTTTAGGAGCTAATGTAGACTTTTTTAGCTCTGGTGCTTCTGCAAGATCTTTAGAAAAATATTTCCCAGAAGTATTAGGTCTAATGGCAGATGGTGTTAAAAACTCTCAATTTTCTCAAGAAGAATTTGACAAAGAAGTAGAAGTAACTTTAGAGAACATAAAATCTACTGAAAAAAATGTACCTGCTATTGCTGGTAGAGTTCAAAGTATTTTAGTTTATGGTAAAAATCATCCTTATGGTGAATATACAAGTAAAACTACTGTAAACAACATTACTTTAGATGCCATAAAAAGCAACTACAACACGTATTATAAACCAAATAATGCGTATTTAATTATTGTTGGAGATATTAACCCAAAAGAGACTAAAAAATTAGTTCAAAAATTATTTGCAGATTGGACAAAAGGAGAAATTCCTGTTTCTAACTTTCCAACTCCAGAAAATCTTTCTACAGCACAAATTAGTTTTGTAGATATGCCAAATGCAAATCAGTCTGAAATTGCAGTTGTTAATACTGTAGATTTAACTTTAGGAGACAAAGATTATTATGCTGCTTTATTAGCAAATAAAATTCTTGGTGGTGGTGGTTCTGCTAGACTTTTCAACAACTTAAGAGAAGACAAAGCATACACTTATGGTTCATATTCTGGTATTAGCCAAAATAGAGAAAAAAATACAGGTACTTTTAGAGCTACAGCAAGTGTAAGAAACATGGTTACAGATAGTTCTATTGTAGAAATACAAAAAGAAATAAACAAGATTCGTTACCAACAAGTTACTGAAAAAGAATTACAAGATGCCAAAGAAGAATATATTGGTAGTTTTGTAATGGACGTTCAAAAACCCGCTACTGCAGCAAGCTATGCTTTAAACATTGCACTTTACAACTTGCCAGAAGATTTTTATGCGAACTATATTAAAAACATTAATTCTGTAACTGTAGATGATGTACAAAATGCAGCTATTAAATATTTTAGAGGAGACAAAGCTAGAATAATGGTTACAGGTAAAGGAATTGAGGTTCTTAAAAACTTAGAGAAGACAGATTATGTAATCAATTATTTTGATACTGAAGGAAACCCGACAGAAAAGCCAGCAATGACAATGCCAATTCCTGCAGGAATAACCGCTAAAACTGTTGTTAACAAATATCTTGAAGCAATTGGAGGTAAGGACAAAGTTATGGCTGTTAAAACAACGATGATGATTGCAAATGCAACAATACAGGGAACACCTTTGGTTATGACCATGAAAGCATCTACACCTAATAAAACTTCACAAGTTATTTCTGTAATGGGTAATGTAGCATCAAAAACTGTTTTTGATGGAACTGTAGGTTATTCTGAATCTAGAGGTCAAAAAGTAGACATGACTGCTGCACAAATTACTGAAGCAAAAAACGGAAACGCATTATTTAGTGATTTAGAATATGATTCTGGAGAATTAGTAAGAATTGAGCCTTTAGAAGGAAAAAATGCAATTGTTTTAAAACACAATGATACTGAGATTTATTATGATATGTCTTCTGGTTTAAAAGTAAAGCAAGTAAAAACTACCAAAACACCAGATGGTAAAGAAGTAAAGACACCAACTGTATTTTCTGATTATAAAGAAGTAAACGGAGTTAAATTCCCTCATTCTATAGGAATTAAATCTGGACCAATGAACTTAGACTTTATTGTAAAAGAAGTTAAAATAAACGAAGGTGTTTCTGATGCAGATTTTAAATAA
- a CDS encoding pitrilysin family protein, which translates to MKKSILTLASALLVAFSSSGQKVEFEEYKLDNGMHVILHQDKSAPVVITSVMYGVGGKDGSRERTGFAHFFEHLLFEGTENIGRGEWMKIVSSNGGKVNANTSKDRTYYYEIFPSNKLELGLWLESARLFHPIIGQEGVDTQNEVVKEEKRQRTRPYSQIVDEISKNLFKVHPYKDPNVGYMKDLDAATLAEFLAFNKKYYVPNNATLVVAGDIDFTATKKMIKDYFGPIPRGADVVREFPKEAPITEEFRAKAYDENIQIPAVIAAYRTPSFKTRDSKILDMISTYLSGGKSSILYKKMVDTKKMALAVQAVNISQQDYGIYALFSLPLGEVTLDDLITEMDEEVLKIQTDLISERDFQKIQNQFENNYVNSNSSVVGIANSLARYHVMYGNTNLINSEIEVYRSVTREEIRAVAKKYLNKNQRLILEYLPKKK; encoded by the coding sequence ATGAAAAAAAGTATTTTAACTCTTGCTTCAGCCCTATTGGTTGCATTTTCATCAAGTGGACAAAAAGTTGAATTTGAAGAGTACAAATTAGACAATGGAATGCATGTAATATTGCACCAAGACAAATCTGCACCTGTTGTAATTACTTCTGTAATGTATGGTGTTGGTGGTAAAGACGGCAGTAGAGAAAGAACTGGTTTCGCCCACTTCTTTGAACATTTACTATTTGAAGGAACTGAAAATATAGGAAGAGGAGAATGGATGAAAATTGTATCTTCTAACGGTGGTAAAGTAAATGCCAATACTTCTAAAGATAGAACTTATTATTACGAAATATTTCCTTCTAACAAACTAGAATTAGGTTTATGGCTAGAATCTGCACGTTTATTTCATCCAATTATTGGACAGGAAGGTGTAGACACACAAAATGAAGTTGTAAAAGAAGAAAAAAGACAACGTACAAGACCTTATTCTCAAATTGTAGATGAAATAAGTAAAAACTTATTTAAAGTACACCCATATAAAGACCCAAATGTTGGGTACATGAAAGATTTAGATGCTGCAACATTAGCAGAGTTCTTAGCTTTTAATAAAAAATATTATGTACCAAACAACGCTACTTTAGTAGTTGCTGGTGATATTGACTTTACTGCAACTAAAAAAATGATTAAAGATTATTTTGGCCCAATACCTAGAGGTGCAGATGTTGTTAGAGAGTTTCCTAAAGAAGCACCAATAACAGAGGAATTTAGAGCTAAAGCTTATGACGAAAACATTCAAATACCCGCAGTAATTGCTGCATATAGAACACCTTCTTTTAAAACTAGAGATTCTAAAATTCTAGATATGATATCTACTTATTTAAGTGGTGGAAAGAGTTCTATACTTTATAAAAAAATGGTTGACACTAAAAAAATGGCACTTGCTGTACAAGCAGTAAATATTAGCCAGCAAGATTATGGTATTTATGCACTTTTTTCTCTTCCTTTAGGAGAAGTAACGCTAGATGATTTAATAACAGAAATGGACGAAGAAGTTTTAAAAATTCAAACAGATTTAATTTCAGAAAGAGATTTTCAGAAAATACAAAATCAGTTTGAAAACAATTATGTAAATTCTAACTCTAGCGTTGTTGGTATTGCGAATTCTTTGGCTAGGTACCATGTAATGTATGGAAATACTAATTTAATTAATTCAGAAATTGAGGTATACAGATCTGTTACTCGTGAAGAAATTAGAGCAGTTGCAAAGAAATACTTAAACAAAAATCAAAGATTAATCTTAGAGTATTTACCTAAGAAAAAATAA
- the rplU gene encoding 50S ribosomal protein L21: MYAIVEIAGQQFKVAKDQKVYVHRLQGEEGSKVTFDNVLLLDDNGSVSIGAPAIKGAAVTATILGHLKGDKVIVFKKKRRKGYQKKNGHRQALSEIQIESIAASGAKKTASKKAEAPKAETASNDLSSMTVAELKALAKEQDISGYTSLKKAELIEALTK; this comes from the coding sequence ATGTACGCAATCGTAGAGATAGCAGGGCAGCAGTTTAAAGTTGCAAAAGACCAAAAAGTATACGTTCATCGTTTACAAGGAGAAGAAGGATCAAAAGTTACTTTTGATAACGTTCTTTTACTTGATGATAATGGAAGTGTGTCTATTGGCGCCCCAGCTATAAAAGGAGCCGCAGTAACGGCAACAATTTTAGGTCACTTAAAAGGTGATAAAGTAATCGTTTTCAAGAAGAAAAGAAGAAAAGGTTACCAAAAGAAAAATGGACATAGACAAGCTCTAAGCGAGATTCAAATTGAATCTATTGCTGCTTCAGGTGCTAAGAAAACTGCTTCTAAAAAAGCAGAAGCTCCAAAGGCAGAAACAGCATCTAACGATTTAAGTTCTATGACTGTTGCTGAATTAAAAGCTCTAGCTAAAGAACAAGATATCTCTGGATATACTTCTTTAAAGAAAGCTGAGTTAATAGAAGCTTTAACTAAATAA
- the rpmA gene encoding 50S ribosomal protein L27: protein MAHKKGVGSSKNGRESESKRLGVKIFGGQAAIAGNIIVRQRGTTHNPGENVYMGKDHTLHAKVDGVVEFRKKKDNRSYVSITPFEA from the coding sequence ATGGCACATAAAAAAGGAGTAGGTAGTTCGAAGAATGGTAGAGAATCAGAATCGAAACGTCTAGGAGTAAAAATATTTGGAGGACAAGCTGCAATTGCAGGTAACATTATTGTTCGTCAAAGAGGTACAACTCACAATCCAGGAGAAAACGTTTACATGGGTAAAGATCATACTTTACATGCAAAGGTTGATGGAGTAGTTGAATTTAGAAAGAAAAAAGACAACAGGTCTTATGTTTCTATAACTCCATTTGAAGCTTAG
- a CDS encoding sensor histidine kinase, protein MKLFLSLLFLLFSVFSFSQEGQLSIEKIKTKIEVAIVENKLDSISFYLKQLETDTDTEIYNKLIDRKKISYSEFSNFISRQGNRHSLNFSKVSNYINSYIKEPTDTKKINLSYVDIKWIQVTKLRDNVSLDEASLEQEKLERYINKFSDLDTDVLRSKVKINTHPIVMYLIQKDVKNGKILALKSLETARKLKDKKLEITFLYHLSDFLLLERNLDAYIAISEESLQIEKEFTKKSSYYHSTIEHLVDAYIFKGGKNERVLALINILSEDNDTNIYTYSLYLKLIVKLKKKSLVEKEILQKFEVKNISELITKFEILGKDLNSNDLYKFYRNSSNVLESYGFYKEALAYIEKAIVITRKTYSEDLSKSLASFKTEQAVKKKELEIEYEKQKTKLYSIIAVIAVFFFLISLFVIRKVKKQSKELSAKNKVIKETIKEKELLVKEVHHRVKNNFQIVSSLLELQSKGIEDEKALELANEGKNRVKSMALIHQKLYQNNSGLVDFDEYIQQLTKELSCLYNSKENVETFISSKNMLFDVDTAIPLGLIINEIITNSYKYAFKNDKENKLSISINKVMNEDYKLIIEDNGPGLPVGFDAKKATSLGLRLVNRLVKQLYGKLNQTNVNGARFEILFKDDNARKLVN, encoded by the coding sequence ATGAAATTATTTTTAAGTTTATTGTTTCTACTCTTTTCTGTTTTTAGTTTTTCGCAAGAAGGGCAATTATCAATAGAAAAAATTAAAACTAAAATTGAAGTAGCTATTGTTGAAAATAAACTTGATTCTATCTCATTTTATTTGAAACAATTAGAAACAGATACAGATACTGAGATTTACAATAAGTTAATTGACAGAAAAAAAATTTCTTATTCAGAGTTTAGTAATTTTATATCAAGACAAGGAAATAGACATTCTTTAAATTTTAGTAAAGTATCTAACTATATTAACAGCTATATAAAAGAACCTACAGATACAAAGAAGATTAATTTAAGTTATGTTGATATAAAATGGATTCAAGTTACAAAGCTAAGAGATAATGTTAGTTTGGATGAAGCGTCTTTAGAGCAAGAGAAATTAGAAAGATATATTAATAAATTTAGCGACCTTGATACAGATGTTTTAAGATCAAAAGTGAAAATTAATACCCACCCTATTGTGATGTATTTAATTCAAAAAGATGTAAAAAACGGAAAAATACTCGCTTTAAAAAGCCTGGAAACGGCAAGAAAACTAAAAGACAAGAAATTAGAAATAACTTTTTTATACCATTTGTCAGATTTTTTACTCCTAGAAAGAAACTTAGATGCGTATATAGCAATTAGTGAAGAAAGTCTTCAAATAGAAAAGGAGTTTACAAAAAAAAGCTCTTATTACCACAGTACGATAGAACACTTAGTAGATGCTTATATCTTTAAAGGTGGTAAAAATGAAAGAGTGTTAGCGTTGATTAACATTCTAAGTGAAGATAATGATACAAATATTTATACCTACAGTTTGTATTTGAAGTTAATTGTTAAGTTAAAGAAGAAATCATTAGTAGAAAAAGAGATTTTACAAAAATTTGAAGTAAAGAATATTTCAGAACTGATCACAAAATTTGAAATATTAGGAAAAGATTTGAATTCTAATGATCTTTATAAGTTTTATCGTAATAGTTCAAATGTTTTAGAGTCTTATGGTTTTTATAAAGAAGCACTTGCATATATAGAGAAAGCAATTGTAATAACCAGAAAAACATATTCAGAAGATTTGTCTAAATCTTTAGCAAGCTTTAAAACAGAACAAGCAGTTAAAAAGAAAGAGCTAGAAATTGAATATGAAAAACAAAAAACAAAATTATATAGTATCATTGCTGTAATTGCAGTTTTTTTCTTTTTAATATCTTTGTTTGTTATTAGAAAAGTAAAGAAGCAATCTAAAGAACTTTCAGCTAAAAATAAAGTTATTAAAGAAACAATTAAAGAGAAAGAACTGTTAGTAAAAGAGGTGCATCATAGGGTTAAAAATAATTTTCAAATTGTTTCTAGTTTGCTAGAATTACAGAGCAAGGGAATAGAGGATGAAAAAGCTTTGGAGTTAGCAAATGAGGGCAAAAACAGAGTGAAATCTATGGCATTAATTCATCAAAAATTATATCAAAACAATTCTGGTTTAGTAGATTTCGATGAATATATTCAACAATTAACAAAAGAACTTTCTTGTTTATATAATTCAAAAGAAAATGTTGAAACATTTATTTCGTCAAAAAACATGTTGTTTGATGTAGATACAGCAATTCCTTTAGGATTAATAATCAATGAAATTATTACAAATTCTTATAAATATGCTTTTAAAAATGATAAAGAAAATAAACTTTCTATATCAATAAACAAGGTAATGAATGAGGATTATAAGCTCATTATTGAAGATAACGGTCCGGGTTTGCCTGTCGGTTTTGATGCGAAAAAAGCAACAAGTTTAGGCCTACGTTTGGTGAATAGGTTAGTGAAGCAATTATACGGAAAACTAAATCAAACAAATGTAAATGGTGCTAGATTTGAAATTCTATTTAAAGATGATAATGCTAGAAAGTTGGTGAATTAA
- a CDS encoding LytTR family DNA-binding domain-containing protein: MSKVKVLVVEDEVIIADNICDALKDLGYEALEPAINYTEALATIEKEKPDIAILDIQLSGKKTGIDLARKIKEKNDFPFIFLTSNSDKHTIDLAKEVMPPAYLIKPFSKEELYSSIEIALHNFSNNIGNVLEDSLIIKDSLFVKNKGYFTKVSFKDILYLKSSHVYIEIMLEDTQKFVVRTSLNNILESLDSSFVRVHRCYIINTKYLTQINHTLVKIKGEEIPVGRKYREDIVKRINLI; the protein is encoded by the coding sequence ATGAGTAAGGTTAAGGTTTTAGTGGTAGAGGATGAGGTAATTATTGCAGATAATATCTGCGATGCACTAAAGGATTTAGGTTATGAAGCTTTAGAGCCAGCAATTAATTATACAGAGGCACTTGCAACTATAGAAAAAGAAAAACCAGATATTGCTATTTTAGATATTCAGCTTTCAGGAAAAAAAACAGGAATAGATCTTGCAAGAAAAATAAAAGAAAAAAACGATTTTCCTTTTATTTTTTTAACTTCAAACTCAGATAAACACACAATAGATTTGGCGAAAGAAGTAATGCCGCCTGCGTACTTAATAAAACCTTTTTCTAAAGAAGAACTTTATAGTTCTATAGAGATTGCGCTGCATAATTTTTCTAATAATATAGGAAATGTTTTAGAAGACAGTCTTATTATTAAAGATTCTCTTTTTGTAAAGAATAAGGGTTACTTTACTAAAGTGAGTTTTAAAGATATTCTTTATTTAAAAAGCTCACACGTTTACATTGAAATCATGTTAGAGGATACTCAAAAATTTGTAGTGAGAACAAGTTTAAATAATATCTTAGAAAGCTTAGATAGTTCTTTTGTGAGAGTTCATAGATGCTACATTATTAATACAAAATATTTAACGCAAATAAACCACACTTTAGTTAAAATAAAAGGGGAAGAAATTCCCGTTGGAAGAAAATATAGAGAGGATATTGTTAAAAGAATTAATTTAATTTAG
- a CDS encoding 3-deoxy-D-manno-octulosonic acid transferase: MKFIYNFVLFLAGLILPVIALFSKKIKLFTEGRKETFSKITELKNEKTIWFHAASLGEFEQARPIIEALKKKHKNYKILVTFFSPSGYEIRKNYNLADVVCYLPLDSKKNAIKFIAALNIEFAIFIKYEFWPNLLNELKKKEIKTILVSGILRKEQLFFKSYGGFMRKSLEAFSHFFVQDNSSKELLNSINFKNVTIAGDTRFDRVLEILEQDNSLDFINEFKEDKYTTVAGSTWKEDEELLINYINNEATEDEKFIIAPHNIKKDAILELQKAINKQVVLFSEKKGKNLSNKQVLIIDTIGLLTKIYAEANIAYVGGGLKTGLHNILEPATFGIPVIIGNRYDKFKEAVDLVKIGGCISIKNQEEFNKSFINLKKDVSFRNLTGIINKRYIQDHLGATNLIMNYLNECLVIDSLNLKRD, translated from the coding sequence ATGAAATTTATCTACAATTTTGTACTATTTTTAGCGGGTTTAATATTACCGGTAATAGCTTTGTTCAGTAAAAAAATAAAACTTTTTACTGAAGGAAGAAAAGAAACTTTTTCTAAAATTACTGAATTAAAAAATGAGAAAACTATTTGGTTTCATGCCGCTTCTTTAGGAGAGTTTGAGCAGGCAAGACCAATTATAGAAGCGTTAAAAAAGAAACATAAAAACTATAAAATTTTAGTTACCTTTTTTTCTCCTTCTGGTTATGAAATTAGAAAGAACTATAATTTAGCAGATGTAGTTTGTTATTTACCTTTAGATTCGAAGAAGAATGCTATAAAATTTATTGCAGCTTTAAATATAGAATTTGCTATATTTATAAAATATGAATTTTGGCCAAACCTCTTAAATGAATTAAAAAAGAAAGAAATTAAAACTATTTTAGTTTCAGGAATTTTAAGAAAAGAGCAATTATTCTTTAAAAGCTATGGTGGTTTTATGAGAAAATCTCTAGAAGCTTTCAGTCACTTCTTTGTACAAGACAATAGCTCTAAAGAGTTACTGAATTCAATCAACTTTAAAAATGTAACAATTGCTGGAGATACAAGATTCGATAGAGTTTTAGAAATTTTAGAACAAGATAATTCACTCGATTTTATTAATGAATTTAAAGAGGATAAATACACTACTGTTGCAGGAAGTACTTGGAAAGAAGATGAAGAATTATTGATAAACTATATTAATAATGAAGCAACAGAAGATGAGAAATTTATTATTGCGCCACATAATATTAAAAAGGATGCAATTTTAGAGTTGCAGAAAGCTATCAATAAACAAGTTGTTTTATTTTCAGAAAAAAAAGGTAAAAACCTATCTAATAAACAAGTTCTTATTATCGATACCATAGGTCTTCTTACAAAGATATATGCAGAAGCAAATATTGCTTATGTTGGTGGGGGATTAAAAACGGGATTGCATAATATTTTAGAGCCAGCAACTTTCGGAATTCCTGTAATTATTGGAAATAGATATGATAAATTTAAAGAAGCTGTAGATCTCGTAAAAATAGGAGGTTGTATATCAATAAAAAATCAAGAAGAATTTAATAAGAGCTTTATCAATTTAAAAAAAGATGTAAGTTTTAGGAATTTAACAGGAATTATTAATAAAAGGTATATTCAAGATCATCTGGGAGCAACAAATTTGATAATGAATTATTTGAATGAATGTCTGGTTATAGACAGTCTAAATCTAAAAAGAGATTAA
- a CDS encoding YeeE/YedE family protein, whose protein sequence is MDFILQPWPWYIGGPLIAISLLLYFYFGKNFGASTNFETLCTMAGAGKVSDYFKKDWKERDFALLFVVGLIIGGFISAWYLIPNPAIDLNPTTVKELTDLGFLNVGNQYFPDEIFGVEAFSSVKGFLILIVSGILIGFGTRYAGGCTSGHAITGLSSLQFPSLLAVIGFFVGGIIATWFIIPMLF, encoded by the coding sequence ATGGATTTTATTTTACAACCTTGGCCATGGTACATTGGCGGACCACTAATAGCAATTTCTTTGCTATTGTATTTTTACTTCGGAAAGAATTTTGGAGCATCAACAAATTTTGAAACTTTATGTACAATGGCTGGCGCAGGAAAAGTGTCAGATTATTTTAAGAAAGATTGGAAAGAACGCGATTTTGCACTACTATTTGTAGTTGGGTTAATTATTGGTGGTTTTATTTCTGCATGGTACTTAATTCCGAATCCGGCCATCGATTTAAATCCAACAACGGTCAAAGAATTAACAGATTTAGGATTTTTAAATGTTGGAAATCAATATTTTCCTGACGAAATTTTTGGAGTTGAGGCATTTTCCTCAGTTAAGGGATTTTTAATTTTAATAGTATCAGGAATTTTAATTGGTTTCGGAACGCGTTATGCTGGTGGTTGTACTTCTGGGCACGCAATTACAGGTTTAAGCAGTTTGCAATTTCCTTCTTTATTGGCGGTAATAGGTTTCTTTGTAGGAGGAATTATTGCAACTTGGTTTATAATTCCAATGCTGTTTTAA
- a CDS encoding YeeE/YedE thiosulfate transporter family protein: protein MKNIRFLILGIFFAIVLSKTQAISWYRFYEMFKFQSFHMFGIIGGAVVISAVFMQLFKSGKIKDINGNKIVPKPKKKGFISTLLGGTFFGLGWGISGACAAPIFVILGFKLIPALILLFGALLGAFIYGLLSKKLPN from the coding sequence ATGAAAAACATTAGATTTTTAATATTAGGAATTTTTTTCGCAATTGTATTAAGTAAAACGCAAGCCATTTCTTGGTATCGTTTTTATGAAATGTTTAAGTTTCAATCTTTTCATATGTTCGGAATTATTGGAGGTGCAGTTGTAATTTCTGCAGTATTTATGCAATTGTTTAAAAGTGGGAAAATAAAAGATATCAACGGAAATAAAATCGTACCAAAACCAAAGAAAAAAGGTTTTATAAGTACCCTTTTAGGAGGTACCTTTTTTGGTTTAGGTTGGGGGATTTCTGGCGCTTGTGCAGCACCCATTTTTGTAATTCTTGGGTTTAAATTAATTCCTGCTTTAATTTTATTGTTCGGTGCACTTTTGGGCGCATTTATTTACGGATTATTAAGTAAAAAATTGCCAAACTAA